ATGATCCGTCCGCCCCGCCGCAGGCGCAGGCAGGCGCGGGCAGCGCCCGGATCCACGGGGCAGGGCGCATGCCGCGCCTTCCATTGCAGCCATCCCCCCGCCGCCAACAACAACGCACCGATGGCGAACACCCATTGCTTTTGTTCGGTGAACCATACCAGCTGCGGGAATGATGACACGATGCCGGCAAGCGTCGCTCCCGCGCCCAGCGTCACGAACAGCGCCGGCATGGCACAGCAGACAAGCGTCGAGGCGGAGGTGAGCAGCGAGAGGCCCGCCAGCAGTCGTTCTTTACGTGTTTCCATGATCAGTCCCTTTTGATGCTGACAACGGTGAAGCCCGCATCGACGATGCCCTTCTTGATTTCGTCATCGCCGAGATCCGCGCCGGGCTTCATGTCGATCCGCACGATTTTTGTCGTGAGGTTGACATCGACGGCCGCGACGCCGGTTTTTTTCGAGAACGTCTTGTTCATCGATACGGCGCAGAAATCGCAGACCAGCCCGTTGACCGACACCCGGATATGCGGGCCGTTATGCGCGGCAAGGGCGGGCGTGGATAGCGTCAACAGCAGGGCAAACGTAAAAAGTTTTTTCATGTGATTTCTCCTTAATAGGTGATGGCAAGATTGAACAGGACCTGGCCGCGGGTGGACATTCCGGCTTCGGCAAGATAATCGCCCTTGAACACACGCAGCAGCGGCGTGACCGTCCAGTTGTCGCGGTTTTCGGGCGTGTGATCGACCTGTAGCATCAGCCAGCTGTGCAGGCTGCCCGCTTCGGCGACATAGGGCGCGATGCCGATGCGCGCTTTTTGCTGGAATTCCTGCTTCACGGCCTCGCCCGCTGCCGTGTAGCGGTTTTCATACGAGACGTAATAGCGGCGGTCTTCCCAGTCGGCCTCGACCCCGGCATAGCCGCCCGCGCGGGCATCGCCGTCGTCATTGGCGATGCCGAGCCCCGAGAGGAAGTAAATATTCCCCTGCGAGTCCGGATTGTTCCACCGCTTGGCCAGCCAGTTGAACTGCATCCCCGCCAATTCGCCGTCGCTGTCACGGTAATGGCTAATGAATGGCCCGATGCTGTAGGTGGCAGTAGGCGAATACATGACCGATAGCGTCTTTTCAAACGCATCGTTGACGGCCATCGGCATCCAGCCGCCGGCATAGGATACGGGTCTGGCAATTGCGTCATGGGTGGTAAAGGCGCACAGGAAAGCGAGTGCGGTAAGCGCGGAGCATAGGCTCCGCCGCGAGCGAATAGGCATCTTGAATCTCCTTGTTAACTGAATTGAGCTATTTCAATGTCAGGCAAGAAGATCGGGCGGCCTTAACTGGCTGGTAAGGCCGAGACGCGGCAGGAAAGCCGCATGGTTCGGGGATTGCAAATCCGCAACGGCGGGCGGCGTGATGCCGATGCCAGCCAGTAGTATGGCGGCTGCCGCAACGCAACTGCTGCAGGCGCCGCAGTTGCATTGTTTAATCTTGGCGGCCATGTCCTTGCAGCAGTCCTTCATGTGGCTTTCGGACATATGGTTTTTGTCGGTCATGTGTTCGGCACAGTGATGCCGCCCCGCAAAGGCATGCGCCGCCGCCGAATAATTGGCGAGCAGCAGGGTAATCACGAGCATGACTTTCAAGAACCTCATCCTGTCATTATATCCGCAATCCGGCTTTCGGCTTATCGTTAATTTGAGGCGGGATTGCAAAAAAGACGCGAAGTTTTCCCAAAAATGCATTTAAATCAAAGGGTTTCATCGGCGCAGCGCTTGGGCGTGCCGATGTTTTTCGCTTGATAATTCTGACTAAACAGGTATTTATAGGCTGATTTTACTTGCCTTGAGGGGCGGCTTTGTTTATGTAATGAAGCCCCTCGGGTCATACCCCTATAGGGCTAAACTGGAAAGAGAAGAGTACGAGTTATGGCAGTTCCCAAGAAAAAGACCTCGAAATCGCGCCGCAACATGCGCCGTGCACACCACGCCCTGTCGTCGCCTTCGGTTGTCGAAGACAAAACGACCGGCGAAATGGTTCGTCCGCACCATGTCTGCCGCAAGACCGGCATGTACAAAGGCCAAGCCGTTATTGATGTTGATTAACCATCGGGTTAATCAGTAATCTTGGCTGACCCGCGGGGAGCGGGAACGGGGTTTCTTTGTCTCATCAACTGGTCATAGCACTCGACGGCATGGGCGGCGACAAAGCGCCCCAGATCGTTGTCGAGGGTGCGCATCTGGCGCGTGAGACCTATCCCACCGCAAAATTCATCATTTACGGCGACGAAGCGCAGATCAAGCCGCTGGTCGCAAAATATCCGGGGCTGGAACGCAGCCTCGAAGTCCGCCACACGCCCGACAAAGTCACCGCCCACGACAAACCTGCGCATGCGCTCCGGCACGGCCGCAATTCATCCATGCGCCTGGCGATCGACGCTGTTGCGCGCGGGGAGGCGGACTGTGTTGTTTCCGCCGGCAATACCGGCGCGCTGATGGCGATGGCGCTGTTTTCGCTGAAACGCATGCCGGGCATCCACCGCCCCGCAATCGCCACCTATATGCCCACCAAAATTCCCGGCCACGGCACGGTGCTGATGGACCTTGGCGCGAATGCCGAATGCACATCGCAAAATCTTTTGGAATTCGCGGTGCTTGGCGGATTGTTTTCGCGTGAGATATTCAAAATCGCTGAGCCCCGCATCGCGCTGCTGAACATCGGATCGGAAGCCATGAAGGGCGACGAGCTGGTGCAGGCCGCATCCGAAGTGTTCCAGAAGGCCGACCTGCCCGGCAAATATGTCGGCTTCGCGGAAGGCGACGAGATCATGACCGGTAATTTCGATGTCGTGGTGACGGACGGTTTCACAGGCAACGTCACTTTGAAAACAATCGAAGGCACGGCGAAGCTCATCAAGCACATGATGAAGGAAGCGTTCAAATCGTCCATATGGGCGAAGATCGGCGGCATCCTGTGT
This sequence is a window from Alphaproteobacteria bacterium. Protein-coding genes within it:
- the rpmF gene encoding 50S ribosomal protein L32 gives rise to the protein MAVPKKKTSKSRRNMRRAHHALSSPSVVEDKTTGEMVRPHHVCRKTGMYKGQAVIDVD
- the plsX gene encoding phosphate acyltransferase PlsX; the protein is MSHQLVIALDGMGGDKAPQIVVEGAHLARETYPTAKFIIYGDEAQIKPLVAKYPGLERSLEVRHTPDKVTAHDKPAHALRHGRNSSMRLAIDAVARGEADCVVSAGNTGALMAMALFSLKRMPGIHRPAIATYMPTKIPGHGTVLMDLGANAECTSQNLLEFAVLGGLFSREIFKIAEPRIALLNIGSEAMKGDELVQAASEVFQKADLPGKYVGFAEGDEIMTGNFDVVVTDGFTGNVTLKTIEGTAKLIKHMMKEAFKSSIWAKIGGILCLPGLAICYHALKKFSKRIDPRYYNGASLLGLRGLCIKSHGGTDGVGFANAIGVAGGLAANRFTAKVEAELERLGFSGEAAPQTEEA
- a CDS encoding heavy-metal-associated domain-containing protein → MKKLFTFALLLTLSTPALAAHNGPHIRVSVNGLVCDFCAVSMNKTFSKKTGVAAVDVNLTTKIVRIDMKPGADLGDDEIKKGIVDAGFTVVSIKRD